A window of the Artemia franciscana unplaced genomic scaffold, ASM3288406v1 Scaffold_1343, whole genome shotgun sequence genome harbors these coding sequences:
- the LOC136042475 gene encoding uncharacterized protein LOC136042475 isoform X1, with amino-acid sequence MGKDGSQSTNLFCCRTNRKGDFNAYTGMSTEVEDIQVDLGNPCLSGMESMVEWYGRNGCPKGRTSKDETRRKNRWGHKLINFCSEGRLIILNGRVGKDHERGDFTCFGSGKPSVIDYIMVDRRLWENCLDFYVMYVVGSDHQPIEVVMKAGQAKKWMYEIEGERYSWRNEGKMEDKGRKVMKQQIRVDSMEENRLKKLLESEQMQKRAEECIYILGEGKLEEAVQEISEEVYQKCSGISNNKEMVRNTNEFFDEDCRRLKVNLIQLLRKVKGALNDQEMNKHLSKYRTERKIYKRLIKMRKKQVEEIRAIKISEEYLSKDPKQVRFWSFGVK; translated from the coding sequence gTGATTTCAACGCCTACACGGGTATGAGTACGGAGGTTGAAGACATACAGGTGGATCTTGGCAACCCTTGTTTATCAGGAATGGAGAGTATGGTTGAATGGTATGGAAGAAATGGATGCCCGAAAGGTAGGACAAGCAAAGATGAAACTAGGAGGAAAAATAGGTGGGGCCAtaagttgataaatttttgtagTGAGGGTCGgttgataattttgaatggaaggGTGGGTAAAGATCATGAAAGGGGAGATTTTACGTGCTTTGGTTCGGGGAAGCCTAGCgtgattgattatattatggTTGATAGGAGGTTATGGGaaaattgtttggatttttatgttatgTATGTGGTAGGATCAGACCACCAGCCAATAGAGGTAGTCATGAAGGCAGGACAGGCGAAGAAATGGATGTATGAGATAGAGGGTGAGAGATATAGTTGGAGGAATGAGGGGAAGATGGAAGATAAGGGTAGGAAGGTAATGAAGCAGCAGATTAGGGTAGATTCTATGGAGGAAAAccgtttgaaaaaattgttggaaaGTGAACAGATGCAGAAAAGGGCGGAGGAATGCATATATATACTGGGAGAAGGGAAGTTAGAAGAAGCCGTGCAAGAAATATCAGAGGAAGTATATCAGAAATGCAGTGGAATATCAAATAACAAGGAGATGGTGAGAAATACAAACGAATTCTTTGATGAGGATTGTCGGAGGCTGAAAGTAAACCTTATTCAACTTCTCAGGAAAGTGAAAGGAGCACTAAATGACCAGGAAATGAATAAACACTTATCGAAGTACCgaacagagagaaaaatctacaagaggttaataaaaatgagaaaaaaacaagtagaagagaTTAGGGCTATAAAGATCAGCGAGGAATACTTGTCAAAAGACCCAAAACAGGTTAGGTTTTGGAGTTTTGGAGTGAAGTAA
- the LOC136042475 gene encoding uncharacterized protein LOC136042475 isoform X2, with protein MSTEVEDIQVDLGNPCLSGMESMVEWYGRNGCPKGRTSKDETRRKNRWGHKLINFCSEGRLIILNGRVGKDHERGDFTCFGSGKPSVIDYIMVDRRLWENCLDFYVMYVVGSDHQPIEVVMKAGQAKKWMYEIEGERYSWRNEGKMEDKGRKVMKQQIRVDSMEENRLKKLLESEQMQKRAEECIYILGEGKLEEAVQEISEEVYQKCSGISNNKEMVRNTNEFFDEDCRRLKVNLIQLLRKVKGALNDQEMNKHLSKYRTERKIYKRLIKMRKKQVEEIRAIKISEEYLSKDPKQVRFWSFGVK; from the coding sequence ATGAGTACGGAGGTTGAAGACATACAGGTGGATCTTGGCAACCCTTGTTTATCAGGAATGGAGAGTATGGTTGAATGGTATGGAAGAAATGGATGCCCGAAAGGTAGGACAAGCAAAGATGAAACTAGGAGGAAAAATAGGTGGGGCCAtaagttgataaatttttgtagTGAGGGTCGgttgataattttgaatggaaggGTGGGTAAAGATCATGAAAGGGGAGATTTTACGTGCTTTGGTTCGGGGAAGCCTAGCgtgattgattatattatggTTGATAGGAGGTTATGGGaaaattgtttggatttttatgttatgTATGTGGTAGGATCAGACCACCAGCCAATAGAGGTAGTCATGAAGGCAGGACAGGCGAAGAAATGGATGTATGAGATAGAGGGTGAGAGATATAGTTGGAGGAATGAGGGGAAGATGGAAGATAAGGGTAGGAAGGTAATGAAGCAGCAGATTAGGGTAGATTCTATGGAGGAAAAccgtttgaaaaaattgttggaaaGTGAACAGATGCAGAAAAGGGCGGAGGAATGCATATATATACTGGGAGAAGGGAAGTTAGAAGAAGCCGTGCAAGAAATATCAGAGGAAGTATATCAGAAATGCAGTGGAATATCAAATAACAAGGAGATGGTGAGAAATACAAACGAATTCTTTGATGAGGATTGTCGGAGGCTGAAAGTAAACCTTATTCAACTTCTCAGGAAAGTGAAAGGAGCACTAAATGACCAGGAAATGAATAAACACTTATCGAAGTACCgaacagagagaaaaatctacaagaggttaataaaaatgagaaaaaaacaagtagaagagaTTAGGGCTATAAAGATCAGCGAGGAATACTTGTCAAAAGACCCAAAACAGGTTAGGTTTTGGAGTTTTGGAGTGAAGTAA